A region of Streptomyces sp. WMMC500 DNA encodes the following proteins:
- the rph gene encoding ribonuclease PH, with translation MATSETPGGFGRVDGRTPAELRPVALERGWSMHAEGSVLVSFGDTRVLCTASFTEGVPRWRKGSGEGWVTAEYAMLPRSTNTRGDRESVRGKIGGRTHEISRLIGRSLRAVIDFKALGENTVVLDCDVLQADGGTRTAAITGAYVALADAVAWGRRNKLIKSKATPLTGTVAAVSVGIVGSVPLLDLCYEEDVRAETDMNVVCTGDGRFVEVQGTAEGEPFARAELDALLDLAVGGCAQLDTLQRKALEGDQSTTRP, from the coding sequence ATGGCTACCTCTGAGACCCCCGGCGGCTTCGGCCGTGTCGACGGACGTACCCCCGCCGAACTGCGTCCCGTGGCGCTGGAACGCGGCTGGAGCATGCACGCCGAGGGGTCGGTGCTGGTGTCCTTCGGCGACACCCGGGTGCTGTGCACCGCCAGCTTCACCGAGGGAGTGCCGCGCTGGCGCAAGGGCAGCGGGGAGGGGTGGGTCACCGCGGAGTACGCGATGCTGCCGCGGTCCACGAACACCCGGGGCGACCGCGAGTCCGTCCGCGGCAAGATCGGCGGGCGGACGCACGAGATCTCCCGGCTGATCGGCCGGTCGCTGCGCGCCGTCATCGACTTCAAGGCGCTGGGCGAGAACACCGTCGTGCTCGACTGCGACGTCCTCCAGGCCGACGGCGGCACCCGTACCGCCGCCATCACCGGGGCGTACGTGGCCCTCGCCGACGCCGTCGCGTGGGGCCGGCGGAACAAGCTGATCAAGTCCAAGGCGACACCGCTGACCGGCACCGTGGCCGCGGTCAGCGTCGGCATCGTCGGCTCCGTGCCGCTGCTCGACCTCTGCTACGAGGAGGACGTGCGGGCGGAGACCGACATGAACGTCGTCTGCACCGGCGACGGACGCTTCGTCGAGGTGCAGGGCACCGCCGAGGGCGAGCCGTTCGCCCGCGCCGAACTCGACGCGCTGCTCGACCTCGCGGTCGGCGGCTGCGCGCAGCTCGACACGCTGCAGCGCAAGGCACTGGAGGGAGACCAGTCAACTACCCGGCCCTGA
- a CDS encoding transposase, with protein sequence MIHRNSVFCVKIVAQVKLLPASAHDADALAATLRACNRAANAASEVAFAKDLKRRNGLQDAVYHHIKADFDLGAQAAVRTVKKVCDAYATLKGNLRAGNYGPEGSKRRTRVESKPIRFREGAAQPYDDRILTWNLDAQTVSIWTVAGRIKGIPFVCAPEAMTLLASRKGESDLVMRDGMFFLVATIDAPEPEAYAPDGFLGVDLGIVNIATTSDGEIMAGRQVNRYRQRKRDLRTKLQKKRTKSTARALKRQRRKESRYATQRNHIIAKKLVATAERTSRGIGLEDLSGIRQRVTAKKDQRARLRSWAFAQLGAFVEYKAKRAGVPVVHVDPRNTSRQCSECWHTHRSNRTSQARFACKSCGIVLHADHNGSRNIAHRADAVWKRGAVNRPSTA encoded by the coding sequence ATGATCCACCGTAATAGCGTGTTCTGCGTGAAGATTGTCGCGCAGGTGAAGTTGTTGCCTGCGTCCGCTCATGACGCGGACGCACTGGCAGCGACCTTGCGCGCCTGCAACCGGGCCGCGAACGCGGCATCCGAGGTGGCGTTCGCGAAGGACCTGAAGCGCCGGAACGGGTTGCAGGATGCCGTGTACCACCACATCAAGGCGGACTTTGATCTCGGGGCGCAGGCTGCTGTACGCACCGTCAAGAAGGTGTGTGATGCGTACGCCACGCTCAAGGGCAACCTGCGGGCGGGGAACTACGGCCCGGAGGGCTCCAAGCGCCGTACGCGGGTGGAGTCGAAGCCGATCCGTTTCCGGGAGGGTGCGGCGCAGCCGTACGACGACCGCATCCTGACCTGGAACCTGGACGCCCAGACCGTGTCCATCTGGACGGTTGCCGGGCGGATCAAGGGCATCCCGTTCGTGTGCGCGCCCGAGGCGATGACGCTCCTGGCCTCCCGCAAGGGAGAATCCGACCTGGTGATGCGGGACGGCATGTTCTTCCTGGTCGCCACCATCGACGCCCCCGAACCCGAGGCGTACGCGCCTGACGGTTTCCTCGGGGTGGATCTCGGCATCGTCAACATCGCCACCACCTCCGACGGCGAGATCATGGCCGGACGTCAGGTCAACCGGTACCGGCAGCGCAAGCGCGACCTGCGCACCAAGCTCCAGAAGAAGCGCACCAAGAGCACGGCCCGGGCCCTCAAGCGCCAGCGGCGCAAGGAATCCCGGTACGCCACCCAGCGCAACCACATCATCGCCAAGAAGCTCGTCGCCACCGCTGAACGCACCTCCCGGGGCATCGGACTGGAAGACCTGTCCGGTATCCGCCAGAGGGTCACGGCCAAGAAAGACCAGCGGGCACGACTGCGCTCCTGGGCATTCGCCCAGCTCGGCGCGTTCGTCGAGTACAAAGCCAAGCGGGCAGGTGTGCCCGTGGTCCATGTGGACCCGCGCAACACCTCCCGCCAGTGCTCCGAGTGCTGGCACACGCACCGGTCCAACCGGACCAGCCAGGCCCGGTTCGCGTGCAAGTCCTGCGGGATCGTCCTGCACGCGGACCACAACGGCTCCCGCAACATCGCCCACCGGGCCGATGCTGTGTGGAAGCGGGGCGCAGTCAACCGCCCCAGTACCGCCTAG
- the rdgB gene encoding RdgB/HAM1 family non-canonical purine NTP pyrophosphatase yields the protein MTAHRLVLATRNAGKITELRTILGEAGVDAELLGADDFPDAPDVPETGVTFAANALLKAHALAQATGLPAVADDSGLCVDVLGGAPGIFSARWAGRHGDDAANLALLLAQLSDVGPEHRAAHFACAAALALPDGTERVAEGRLEGTLRYEPAGTGGFGYDPILQPLGEDRTCAELTPEEKNAISHRGKAFRALAPSVRELLKG from the coding sequence GTGACCGCGCACCGCCTCGTCCTCGCCACCCGCAACGCGGGCAAGATCACCGAACTGCGCACCATCCTCGGCGAGGCCGGCGTCGACGCGGAGCTGCTCGGCGCCGACGACTTCCCCGACGCCCCCGACGTGCCCGAGACCGGCGTCACCTTCGCCGCGAACGCGCTGCTCAAGGCGCACGCGCTGGCGCAGGCCACCGGGCTGCCCGCGGTCGCCGACGACTCCGGGCTCTGCGTCGACGTGCTCGGCGGCGCGCCCGGCATCTTCTCCGCCCGCTGGGCGGGCCGGCACGGTGACGACGCGGCGAACCTCGCCCTGCTCCTCGCCCAGCTCTCCGACGTCGGCCCCGAGCACCGCGCCGCGCACTTCGCCTGCGCCGCGGCGCTCGCGCTGCCCGACGGCACGGAGCGCGTCGCGGAGGGGCGGCTGGAGGGCACGCTGCGGTACGAGCCGGCGGGCACCGGCGGCTTCGGGTACGACCCGATCCTCCAGCCCCTGGGCGAGGACCGTACCTGCGCGGAGCTGACCCCCGAGGAGAAGAACGCCATCAGCCACCGCGGCAAGGCCTTCCGCGCCCTGGCCCCGTCGGTGCGGGAGCTGCTCAAGGGCTGA
- a CDS encoding fumarylacetoacetate hydrolase family protein: MKLLRVGPPGSERPALLDDGGTLRDLSGVVSDVDGALLSDDAALARVRDAAAAGELPALAGEGLRTGPPLARIGKIVCIGLNYHDHAAETGAAIPAEPILFMKAPDTVVGPEDAVLVPRGSEKTDWEVELAVVIGRTARYLESDADALAAVAGYAVAHDVSERAFQLERGGQWDKGKNCETFNPLGPWLVTADEVPDPQALGLRLWVNGEKRQDGTTADQIFPVAHVVRYLSQFMTLYPGDVINTGTPAGVALGMAEPKPYLKAGDVVELEVDGLGRQRQEIKAA; the protein is encoded by the coding sequence ATGAAGCTGCTGCGTGTCGGACCGCCGGGGAGCGAGCGCCCGGCCCTGCTGGACGACGGAGGGACCCTGCGGGACCTCTCCGGAGTCGTGTCCGACGTGGACGGAGCGCTGCTGTCCGACGACGCGGCGCTCGCCCGCGTACGGGACGCCGCCGCGGCCGGCGAGCTGCCGGCGCTGGCCGGCGAGGGCCTGCGGACGGGCCCGCCGCTGGCCCGGATCGGCAAGATCGTGTGCATCGGGCTGAACTACCACGACCACGCCGCCGAGACCGGCGCGGCCATCCCGGCGGAGCCGATCCTCTTCATGAAGGCCCCGGACACGGTGGTGGGCCCCGAGGACGCCGTCCTCGTGCCGCGCGGCAGCGAGAAGACGGACTGGGAGGTGGAGCTGGCGGTGGTCATCGGCCGTACGGCCCGCTACCTGGAGTCCGACGCGGACGCGCTGGCCGCCGTCGCCGGCTACGCCGTGGCGCACGACGTCTCCGAGCGCGCCTTCCAGTTGGAGCGGGGCGGGCAGTGGGACAAGGGCAAGAACTGCGAGACGTTCAACCCGCTGGGCCCGTGGCTGGTGACGGCCGACGAGGTGCCGGACCCGCAGGCCCTGGGGCTGCGGCTGTGGGTGAACGGCGAGAAGCGGCAGGACGGCACGACGGCCGACCAGATCTTCCCGGTGGCGCACGTGGTCCGGTATCTCAGCCAGTTCATGACGCTCTACCCGGGCGATGTGATCAACACCGGTACGCCGGCGGGGGTCGCGCTCGGGATGGCGGAGCCGAAGCCGTACCTGAAGGCGGGGGACGTGGTGGAGCTGGAGGTCGACGGGCTGGGCCGGCAGCGGCAGGAGATCAAGGCAGCGTAG
- the yidC gene encoding membrane protein insertase YidC gives MSVFGALSALLSTLADTLDPLFGASATAVAIIVFTLCVRLALHPLARAAARGDRVRRDLAPQVAEVQRKHRGDPERLRRALTETYADAGASPLAGCGPMVLQIPVFMVMYRLFTGHDHDLLTHTLLGAPLGGRWSDALADGGVFGAHGRVYAGLFAVIAAVAAYTFWRGRRMLAERKAEAAAVQKAAQAGQAAGRKGKKGGKPAPEPAQLPGPAAGLTRWLPLLSFGTLVTAAIVPLAAGLYLATTTAWTAAERTLLYRPAPPTGSTG, from the coding sequence ATGTCCGTATTCGGCGCGCTCTCCGCGCTCCTGTCCACGCTCGCAGACACCCTCGACCCCCTCTTCGGCGCCTCCGCCACCGCCGTCGCGATCATCGTCTTCACCCTGTGCGTACGCCTCGCCCTGCACCCCCTCGCCCGCGCGGCGGCGCGCGGCGACCGCGTGCGCAGGGACCTCGCGCCGCAGGTGGCCGAGGTGCAGCGCAAGCACCGCGGCGATCCCGAGCGGCTGCGCCGCGCGCTCACCGAGACGTACGCGGACGCCGGCGCCTCGCCGCTGGCGGGCTGCGGGCCGATGGTCCTGCAGATCCCGGTGTTCATGGTGATGTACCGGCTCTTCACCGGCCACGACCACGACCTGCTCACCCACACCCTGCTCGGCGCCCCGCTGGGCGGGCGGTGGTCCGACGCGCTCGCCGACGGCGGGGTGTTCGGCGCGCACGGGCGGGTGTACGCGGGGCTGTTCGCGGTGATCGCCGCGGTGGCCGCGTACACGTTCTGGCGCGGCCGGCGGATGCTCGCCGAGCGGAAGGCGGAGGCGGCGGCCGTACAGAAGGCGGCACAGGCGGGGCAGGCGGCGGGCAGGAAGGGGAAGAAGGGCGGGAAGCCCGCACCTGAGCCCGCCCAACTGCCCGGCCCCGCCGCCGGGCTGACCCGCTGGCTGCCCCTGCTGTCCTTCGGCACCCTGGTCACGGCCGCGATCGTGCCGCTCGCCGCCGGACTCTACCTGGCGACCACCACCGCCTGGACCGCCGCGGAACGCACCCTCCTCTACCGCCCCGCCCCGCCAACCGGGTCCACGGGCTGA
- a CDS encoding DUF6412 domain-containing protein codes for MTRTRALAVALLLLAADVVLDETGVATGLAGAAASAALTLLAAVACVAAAVPPPSQAQIRTALRERALRTAFLPQRDPDSAGRPRPRAPGRRLSTAV; via the coding sequence ATGACCCGCACGCGCGCGCTTGCCGTCGCCCTGCTGCTCCTCGCCGCCGACGTCGTCCTCGACGAGACCGGCGTGGCCACCGGCCTCGCCGGCGCCGCCGCCTCCGCCGCGCTGACGCTGCTCGCCGCGGTGGCCTGCGTCGCCGCCGCCGTACCGCCGCCGTCGCAGGCGCAGATCCGCACCGCGCTGCGCGAACGGGCGCTGCGCACCGCCTTCCTGCCCCAGCGGGACCCCGACTCCGCGGGCCGCCCGCGGCCCCGGGCGCCCGGCCGTCGCCTGTCGACGGCCGTGTAG
- a CDS encoding DUF445 domain-containing protein yields the protein MDRAAAEGPGGFAYTDADAEKRRGVRRMKTIATGLLLLAAAVFTLARWAQHNGAGAWSGYVAAAAEAGMVGALADWFAVTALFKRPLGLPIPHTAIIPTKKDQLGQSLGDFVGENFLSADVVRTRLHALGLGSRVGGWLAEPANADRVTAEASTVLRGALAVLRDNDVQAIVGEAINRRAAALEVGPGLGKLLEKVVADGGHRRVVDLVCERAEAWLILNGPSVVGAVAGGAPGWTPKFVDRRVGERVYKELLRFIGEMRDSPEHPARGALDRFLTDFAADLQGDTPTRARVERLKGEILARDEVQDFIASAWTSLRGMIVGAAEDERSELRLRARAALLSFGQRMAADERLQAKVDGWAEDVATHVVTTYQHQITSLISDTVASWDADQTSRKIEANIGRDLQFIRINGTVVGSLAGLVIYTVYRAVAG from the coding sequence ATGGACCGAGCGGCAGCGGAAGGACCCGGGGGCTTCGCGTACACGGACGCCGACGCGGAGAAGCGGCGCGGCGTGCGCCGCATGAAGACCATCGCCACCGGCCTGCTGCTGCTGGCCGCCGCGGTCTTCACGCTCGCCCGCTGGGCACAGCACAACGGCGCCGGCGCCTGGTCCGGCTACGTCGCCGCGGCGGCGGAGGCGGGCATGGTCGGCGCGCTGGCCGACTGGTTCGCGGTCACGGCGCTCTTCAAACGGCCCCTCGGGCTGCCCATCCCGCACACCGCGATCATCCCCACCAAGAAGGACCAGCTCGGCCAGAGCCTCGGCGACTTCGTCGGCGAGAACTTCCTCTCCGCCGACGTCGTCCGCACCCGGCTGCACGCTCTCGGCCTCGGCAGCCGCGTCGGCGGCTGGCTCGCCGAGCCCGCCAACGCCGACCGCGTCACCGCCGAGGCGTCGACCGTGCTGCGCGGCGCTCTGGCCGTCCTGCGGGACAACGACGTGCAGGCCATCGTCGGCGAGGCCATCAACCGCCGGGCCGCCGCCCTGGAGGTCGGTCCCGGCCTCGGCAAGCTGCTGGAGAAGGTCGTCGCGGACGGCGGCCACCGCCGCGTCGTCGACCTGGTCTGCGAACGCGCCGAGGCGTGGCTGATCCTCAACGGCCCGTCGGTCGTCGGCGCGGTCGCCGGGGGCGCGCCCGGCTGGACCCCGAAGTTCGTCGACCGCCGGGTCGGCGAGCGCGTCTACAAGGAACTGCTGCGGTTCATCGGCGAGATGCGCGACTCGCCGGAGCACCCGGCGCGCGGCGCGCTCGACCGGTTCCTCACCGACTTCGCCGCCGACCTCCAGGGCGACACCCCGACCCGGGCGCGCGTCGAGCGGCTCAAGGGCGAGATCCTCGCCCGCGACGAGGTGCAGGACTTCATCGCCTCGGCGTGGACGTCGCTGCGCGGCATGATCGTCGGCGCGGCGGAGGACGAGCGCAGCGAGCTGCGGCTGCGGGCGCGGGCGGCGCTGCTGTCGTTCGGGCAGCGGATGGCGGCGGACGAGCGGCTGCAGGCGAAGGTCGACGGCTGGGCGGAGGACGTCGCGACCCACGTGGTGACGACGTACCAGCACCAGATCACCTCGCTGATCTCGGACACGGTCGCGAGCTGGGACGCGGACCAGACGTCGCGCAAGATCGAGGCGAACATCGGCCGGGACCTGCAGTTCATCCGCATCAACGGCACGGTGGTGGGCTCGCTCGCGGGCCTGGTCATCTACACCGTGTACCGGGCCGTCGCGGGCTGA
- a CDS encoding TetR family transcriptional regulator → MRPSSRTPILEAAVRVVERSGITALTLDAAAAEAGLTKPGLMYHFPTRDALLLAIQRHLTELLDAQLRAELGKPFEEATARERAAAYVRCCGQGAGAGTADFVFMVASATRPELARIWDEFADRWAPEPPGPDPDPEALDLFLARVAADGLWLYHATAHAPLSPEVAEAVRRRLAALTDPAP, encoded by the coding sequence ATGCGACCGAGCTCCCGCACCCCCATCCTCGAAGCGGCGGTCCGCGTGGTCGAACGGTCGGGCATCACCGCCCTGACGCTCGACGCCGCCGCGGCCGAGGCCGGGCTGACCAAGCCCGGGCTGATGTACCACTTCCCCACCCGCGACGCGCTGCTGCTGGCCATCCAGCGGCACCTGACCGAGTTGCTGGACGCCCAGCTCCGGGCCGAGTTGGGCAAGCCGTTCGAGGAGGCCACCGCCCGCGAGCGCGCCGCCGCCTACGTGCGGTGCTGCGGGCAGGGCGCCGGCGCGGGGACGGCGGACTTCGTCTTCATGGTCGCGTCGGCGACCCGGCCGGAGCTGGCGCGGATCTGGGACGAGTTCGCGGACCGCTGGGCGCCGGAGCCGCCCGGTCCCGATCCGGATCCGGAGGCGCTCGACCTGTTCCTGGCCCGGGTGGCGGCGGACGGGCTGTGGCTGTACCACGCCACCGCGCACGCCCCGCTCTCCCCCGAGGTGGCGGAGGCGGTGCGCCGCCGGCTCGCCGCGCTGACCGACCCGGCGCCCTGA
- a CDS encoding MFS transporter — translation MARRWWVLATVSAGLLLISLDMTILYTALPTLTADLEADASAKLWIINAYPLVMAGLLLGAGTLGDRVGHKRMFLTGLVLFGAASTVAAFAPSSAVLIGARAFLAVGAAAMMPATLALVRLTFDDERERGIAIGIWGTIAVVGAALGPVAGGLLLDHFWWGSVFLVNVPVVLVALVATAVLAPGGSGRRDRPWDPVASVQVMAGLVGLVYAIKEGSRPEPDPLHIAVALLVSAAGFTVFVRRQRTRTYPLIDFALFRSRQLLAGVLGAGLSMFATAGIELILAQRLQLVLGLSPLHAGLLVASSAVGALPAGVVAGSLVYRVPTRHLIGGGLLVGALGAALALLLTPGVGLPAAGHSAGWVIPGTVLMGLGLGAAMTAASAAIIGGAPPHRAGMASSVEEVSFELGSLTGVAVLGSVLTAVYTATVELPAGAPGAASDSLDEARAVAGELPPGDGRSLLEAAASAFDNGYTLTLAVTVAVLAVGGVVTRLLLGHRTAGAAPEEPEEPEEKDSGDGPEGVGATTGTSASPR, via the coding sequence ATGGCGCGCCGCTGGTGGGTGCTCGCGACCGTCTCGGCGGGGCTGCTGCTCATCTCCCTCGACATGACGATCCTCTACACGGCGCTGCCCACCCTCACCGCCGACCTGGAGGCCGACGCCTCCGCGAAGCTGTGGATCATCAACGCCTACCCGCTGGTGATGGCCGGGCTGCTGCTGGGCGCCGGCACGCTGGGCGACCGCGTGGGCCACAAGCGGATGTTCCTGACCGGGCTCGTCCTCTTCGGCGCCGCGTCCACGGTCGCCGCCTTCGCGCCCTCGTCCGCCGTGCTGATCGGCGCCCGCGCGTTCCTCGCGGTCGGCGCGGCGGCGATGATGCCCGCGACGCTGGCGCTGGTCCGGCTCACCTTCGACGACGAGCGCGAGCGCGGCATCGCCATCGGCATCTGGGGCACGATCGCCGTCGTCGGCGCGGCCCTCGGGCCGGTCGCGGGCGGACTGCTGCTCGACCACTTCTGGTGGGGCTCGGTCTTCCTCGTCAACGTCCCCGTCGTGCTGGTGGCGCTGGTGGCCACCGCGGTGCTCGCGCCCGGCGGCTCCGGCCGCAGGGACCGGCCGTGGGACCCGGTGGCCTCCGTGCAGGTCATGGCCGGGCTCGTCGGCCTCGTGTACGCGATCAAGGAGGGCTCCCGGCCGGAGCCCGACCCGCTGCACATCGCGGTGGCGCTGCTCGTCTCCGCCGCCGGGTTCACCGTCTTCGTACGCCGCCAGCGCACCCGTACGTACCCGCTGATCGACTTCGCGCTCTTCCGCAGCCGGCAGTTGCTCGCCGGCGTGCTCGGCGCCGGTCTTTCGATGTTCGCCACCGCGGGCATCGAGCTGATCCTCGCCCAGCGGCTCCAGCTCGTGCTCGGCCTCAGCCCGCTGCACGCCGGGCTGCTGGTGGCCAGTTCGGCCGTCGGCGCGCTCCCGGCGGGCGTCGTCGCCGGGAGCCTGGTCTACCGGGTACCGACGCGGCACCTCATCGGCGGCGGCCTGCTCGTCGGCGCCCTCGGCGCCGCGCTGGCCCTGCTGCTCACCCCGGGCGTCGGCCTGCCGGCCGCCGGGCACTCCGCGGGCTGGGTGATCCCCGGCACGGTCCTGATGGGCCTGGGGCTCGGCGCGGCCATGACCGCGGCGTCCGCGGCGATCATCGGCGGCGCGCCGCCGCACCGGGCCGGCATGGCGTCCTCGGTCGAGGAGGTCTCGTTCGAACTGGGCAGCCTCACCGGCGTCGCCGTCCTGGGCAGCGTCCTGACCGCCGTCTACACCGCCACCGTCGAGCTGCCCGCCGGCGCCCCCGGGGCGGCCTCCGACAGCCTGGACGAGGCCCGCGCGGTCGCCGGCGAACTCCCGCCGGGCGACGGGCGGTCGCTGCTGGAGGCCGCCGCCTCGGCCTTCGACAACGGCTACACGCTCACGCTGGCCGTCACGGTCGCCGTCCTGGCGGTCGGCGGCGTCGTCACCCGCCTCCTCCTCGGCCACCGCACGGCCGGCGCCGCGCCGGAGGAGCCGGAGGAGCCGGAGGAGAAGGACTCCGGCGACGGCCCGGAGGGCGTCGGGGCCACGACCGGAACGTCCGCCTCCCCTCGCTAA
- a CDS encoding SGNH/GDSL hydrolase family protein — translation MTTRTGYAVLAALVAVVALLTFGVHTVTDRPDAPVPPGAGGGADPAAPASVGGWAGTWAAAQAAAEPGTRDGFAGMSVRNVVHTSIGGARARIQLSNEYGSTPLTLTRASVAVAAGAGAPAAQPETMRPLTFAGTGAVTIPAGRTVTSDPVRLRVPADTDLLVTTYAPAPAGPVTYHPHAPQTSYLAAGDHTRDTEGAAYDREFRSWRYVTAVDVWSEHATGAVAVLGDSLTDGTSSTPGANRRWTDYLALRLRQEPGAPRYGVLNLGLSGNRLLADGGTRYPGNGPSGLNRLDRDVLARTGVKAVVVELGINDILKSPRTADPDALVAGLRETARLSRDRGLRVLGATLMPFRGHPAYTPRAERVRQEVNERIRAGGVFDAVVDFDAALRDPDRPRRLHPAYDAGDHLHLTDLGYREMARTLDPADLGPRAQAVL, via the coding sequence GTGACGACCAGGACGGGGTACGCCGTGCTCGCCGCCCTGGTGGCGGTCGTGGCGCTGCTCACCTTCGGCGTCCACACCGTCACCGACCGCCCCGACGCGCCCGTGCCCCCCGGCGCCGGCGGCGGCGCGGACCCCGCCGCCCCCGCGTCCGTCGGCGGCTGGGCCGGCACGTGGGCCGCCGCGCAGGCCGCGGCCGAGCCGGGGACGCGGGACGGTTTCGCGGGGATGTCCGTGCGGAACGTCGTGCACACCTCCATCGGCGGCGCCCGGGCCCGGATACAGCTCTCCAACGAGTACGGCAGCACCCCGCTGACCCTCACCCGCGCCAGCGTCGCCGTCGCCGCCGGGGCCGGCGCCCCCGCGGCGCAGCCGGAGACGATGCGCCCGCTGACCTTCGCCGGCACCGGCGCGGTGACGATCCCCGCGGGGCGGACGGTGACCAGCGACCCCGTGCGGCTGCGGGTGCCCGCCGACACGGACCTGCTGGTGACGACGTACGCGCCCGCGCCGGCCGGCCCCGTCACGTACCACCCGCACGCGCCGCAGACCTCCTACCTCGCCGCGGGCGACCACACCCGGGACACCGAAGGGGCGGCGTACGACCGGGAGTTCCGGTCCTGGCGCTACGTCACCGCCGTCGACGTCTGGAGCGAGCACGCCACCGGCGCCGTCGCCGTCCTCGGCGACTCGCTCACCGACGGCACCTCCTCCACCCCCGGTGCCAACCGCCGCTGGACCGACTACCTCGCCCTGCGCCTGCGCCAGGAGCCCGGCGCCCCGCGGTACGGGGTGCTCAACCTCGGCCTTTCCGGCAACCGGCTGCTCGCCGACGGCGGCACCCGCTACCCCGGCAACGGCCCCTCCGGGCTGAACCGCCTGGACCGCGACGTGCTCGCGCGCACCGGCGTCAAGGCCGTCGTCGTGGAGCTGGGCATCAACGACATCCTCAAGTCCCCCCGGACCGCCGACCCGGACGCCCTCGTCGCCGGCCTGCGCGAGACCGCCCGGCTCTCCCGCGACCGGGGCCTTCGGGTGCTCGGCGCGACGCTGATGCCGTTCCGGGGGCACCCGGCGTACACGCCGCGGGCGGAGCGCGTACGGCAGGAGGTCAACGAGCGGATACGCGCGGGCGGCGTCTTCGACGCGGTCGTCGACTTCGACGCCGCCCTGCGCGACCCGGACCGCCCCCGGCGCCTGCACCCCGCGTACGACGCGGGCGACCACCTGCACCTGACGGACCTGGGCTACCGGGAGATGGCCCGCACCCTGGACCCCGCGGACCTGGGGCCCCGCGCCCAGGCCGTGCTCTGA
- a CDS encoding DUF1707 domain-containing protein, with protein sequence MTSEEHLPELRASDADRERVADILRDALAEGRLAMDEFEERLEETYRAKTYAQLEPLTRDLPAPGAAPPAVAPRAAAPAAPAARPVSGWAGRIGGEATSHRGIAIMSGFQRKGRWTVPRRFTMVSFWGGGELDLREADFEAAEAEIRCFCVMGGANVILPPDMALEVRGIGIMGGFDHSQTGIPHTPGTPRVTLTGFAFWGGVGTSRKKTKAARRAEAEAAREQRRLAREERRLAREERRKRLE encoded by the coding sequence ATGACGAGCGAGGAGCATCTGCCGGAGCTGCGTGCCTCGGACGCCGACCGGGAGCGGGTCGCCGACATCCTGCGTGACGCGCTGGCGGAGGGCCGGCTCGCGATGGACGAGTTCGAGGAGCGGCTGGAGGAGACGTACCGGGCGAAGACCTACGCCCAGCTCGAACCGCTCACCCGCGACCTGCCCGCGCCCGGGGCCGCCCCGCCCGCGGTCGCGCCGCGCGCGGCGGCCCCCGCGGCCCCGGCGGCCCGGCCGGTGTCCGGCTGGGCCGGGCGCATCGGCGGCGAGGCGACGTCGCACAGGGGCATCGCGATCATGAGCGGCTTCCAGCGCAAGGGCCGGTGGACCGTGCCGCGGCGGTTCACGATGGTCTCGTTCTGGGGCGGCGGCGAGCTGGACCTGCGCGAGGCGGACTTCGAGGCCGCGGAGGCGGAGATCCGCTGCTTCTGCGTCATGGGCGGCGCAAACGTCATCCTGCCGCCGGACATGGCGCTGGAGGTGCGCGGCATCGGCATCATGGGCGGCTTCGACCACTCCCAGACCGGTATCCCCCACACCCCCGGCACCCCGCGCGTCACGCTCACCGGCTTCGCCTTCTGGGGCGGCGTGGGGACGAGCCGGAAGAAGACGAAGGCCGCCCGGCGCGCGGAGGCGGAGGCGGCCAGGGAGCAGCGGCGGCTGGCCAGGGAAGAGCGGCGGCTGGCGCGCGAGGAGCGCCGCAAGCGGCTGGAGTAG